One Nerophis ophidion isolate RoL-2023_Sa linkage group LG23, RoL_Noph_v1.0, whole genome shotgun sequence genomic window carries:
- the LOC133541298 gene encoding GTPase IMAP family member 7-like has translation MAAESGCSTSAAAQSAASPAACDVSLLTSRESELRIVVVGRTGSGRSSSGNTILGSSAFRADQSPCSVTTRCTQQTGTSAGRCISVVDTPGFFHTNMSTQDVIAELGQCVVLSSPGPHAILVTLHPGRFTQEEKDSLEWIKATFGPGASRFTLALFTWGDQLRGKSVEERLAENDELSAYVRSCRGGFHVLDNSDRENCSQVEHLLTKIDKMVADNGGGCYSGDMFKEAVDAITDAQERILEGGGHTWLCMEDKDRQVEKSRREEEETRRRSERIFWCELVTALGKGAAEGAGITETREGKAGKKVKVVEKIKVVEKIKVVEKVAALVTSPFSVCSAAKVVGGAVREGSKVLFKHRKTFLH, from the exons ATGGCTGCTGAGTCCGGATGCAGCACATCTGCCGCCGCCCAAAGTGCTGCGTCACCCGCag CCTGCGATGTCTCTCTTCTCACATCGAGGGAGTCCGAGCTGAGGATTGTTGTCGTCGGCAGGACGGGATCAGGAAGAAGCTCCTCGGGCAACACCATCCTTGGTAGCTCGGCCTTCAGGGCGGACCAGTCCCCCTGCTCGGTCACCACCAGGTGCACCCAACAGACCGGGACATCTGCCGGAAGGTGCATCTCGGTGGTTGACACTCCTGGGTTCTTCCACACCAACATGTCCACTCAGGACGTCATAGCAGAGCTGGGACAATGTGTAGTCCTGTCCTCCCCGGGACCCCACGCCATCTTGGTGACCCTGCACCCCGGCAGGTTCACCCAGGAGGAGAAAGACAGCCTGGAGTGGATCAAGGCAACGTTCGGACCCGGAGCCTCCAGGTTTACTTTGGCGTTGTTCACCTGGGGGGATCAGCTCCGAGGCAAGAGCGTAGAAGAGCGTCTGGCGGAGAACGACGAGCTGTCGGCGTACGTCAGGAGCTGCCGTGGTGGCTTTCACGTCTTGGACAACAGCGACCGGGAAAACTGTTCACAGGTGGAGCACCTTTTGACAAAGATAGACAAGATGGTGGCGGACAACGGCGGCGGCTGCTACAGCGGTGACATGTTCAAGGAGGCCGTGGATGCCATCACGGATGCACAGGAGAGGATTCTGGAAGGCGGCGGACATACGTGGCTGTGTATGGAGGACAAGGACCGGCAGGTAGAGAAGAGCAGGAGGGAGGAAGAAGAGACCAGGAGGAGGTCGGAGAGGATCTTCTGGTGCGAGCTGGTGACCGCGCTGGGGAAAGGAGCGGCAGAAGGGGCCGGGATCACGGAAACGAGAGAAGGGAAGGCCGGGAAGAAGGTCAAGGTGGTGGAGAAGATCAAGGTGGTGGAGAAGATCAAGGTGGTGGAGAAGGTGGCGGCTCTCGTCACCTCACCCTTCTCCGTCTGTTCCGCCGCAAAGGTAGTTGGGGGAGCCGTTAGAGAAGGAAGTAAAGTTCTGTTCAAACACCGCAAAACCTTCTTACACTAG